In the genome of Scatophagus argus isolate fScaArg1 chromosome 20, fScaArg1.pri, whole genome shotgun sequence, the window GCTCATCGACATCTGCTCTGCCGAGTCAAAGTGCGCTACGCGTAATTGAAAAACTgtaatgtttggcattttttgcATGAACAATGAATGAGACGATTGATCGATTATCATCTGTACGCTGACTCGTGTTTCACGGGCGGATCAAAGCGTCCAGCAACATGCAGACTCTTATCTCCACAAGATAAGAgtctgctgtttcctgttttccctGTGGTCCACAGGTGTGTCAGGTGCTAATGCTTAGAGACACACTGTGTTGCTGATGTTCGATTTGACTCGTGAAATATTCGGTCGTGTTCCACTGCGGTgcatcacatgaaaacacacaccgATGCttcagtggaaaacaaacagctaatGTTACAATACTAAACTGAAAGCTAGCGACGTTAGCCGCAGCGGCGCATTAGCTGTAAAGCTAGCATATGGAATGAAGCCTCGCTCAGAATGGTAGCGGTAATGGTAGCTTTGTGCTAATGggctttatctgtgtgttttgtcttcatcagGGTGAGGTGAAGAAAAAGATTTggtattttgtgttattttgaaaagttacaGCATTTAAGCGTTCgttcttgaccttggaaacagtaAAAAGCATCAAGTTAACCTCTGGttcatttgcagtgttttcagtcacattttgcTGTCTTTCAACAAAGCCAAGAGTTTTGGTCCCACACGTACTGTAAATGATTACTTTCTGTCGTCTGACCTCAGTGAGGTtatgacaactgagcaaatgACTTAAAGCTCAGTAAAAGTTTGGCACGCTGAGATGATGTGGAGtcaagattttcttttatttgttgccAAATTTGTTACCAGGTGTAATAACATGTTCATAAGGAAGAAGGACTGGGACATACATGTGGTTCTTGTGTTGGCTGATAACATTTGATACCTGGCCAACACAGCGCGCTTAATCTTACTGCTGTCTGATTGGATGATGGGAGTCTTTGTGTTGCCTCTCAGGGTAAGACAACAACACATGGCACAACGTGGCACTGAGGCGGCCAAGGTCACGCTCGCTGCCAGACTCCTCTGAGCCAGACTTTAAAGGGACACTTCAGCATTTCATCAGGATGAGGTtgtcttagcttagcataaagactggagaaACAGCTGGGCAAAAACACCTGCCAACATCTCCAAAGCTGACGGATTAACATGAgtgattttcctgtttgttaAATGTGTACACTCACAGAAATGTCAGACAGTTTGTGGTTTTAGAGGGCGCTGTAGAGACAATGTGAAGACACTGCTCTGAAGTAGTGGGCGGATGAATACGCTGTTTTATCATCAGGAAATAGTTCTCCCAGACGGTGAGCTTCATCCAGGTGAAGTGTTGCTCGAAGCTTTGTGGTGTAGTGACAACTCGCAGGGCTCAGTCACGACCTGTTTAGCCGCTGAGCTAACTGCTAGCACACTAGCAGGTCGTGTTTCAGGACAAGGTTAACTCTGTGCAACGTGATTGGTTGTACACACAGttatatttgtatttctgtttcctgtgacAGACTAAAGAAAGAAGCTTTAGAGGTGATGTTAGCCTAGCTGTGTTTGAGCAGCTTCTCCCAGCTTCaagcctttatgctaagctaaatgCTTGCTAACAATCATTACAACTTCTTTCCCAGAACgttgaacttttcctttaatattAAGAGTTTAAATGAAAGTTTAGGATTTGGTACAGCTGGTCGATCTGCAGCTAACAGAAATTTTTATTTCTGACTTTCTGCTTTGTGGGTTTAAAATTACAGCAGAAAACCGAAAACAGAGTTTATGTGTTCAGTTGCTCCTCTCGTCCCACCAACAGTCTAAGATGTTCAGTTTCTTGTtgcataaaacaaagaaaagatggaaattGGCACAATTGGAGCAGATTAACAGgatgttgctgttattttacCAGTCTTAGatgacattttgttcttgtgatgaATAATCTCTTCATATTTTAGCTAATTGAGTTCAAGTCTCAggtcataaaaaaaagaaaaacggtGAAAAATGTGCGTTCCAGTTTAGCCGCCGTGTGTGGACTGACTTCACACAGTAGTTTGTATCCAGTTGGGGCTGAGTTGTTGGCGTGTTGGCCTGTTTGATAGTGAACCCACAGTTGGAGGCGCGTGAAGGCTCTGCACCAATCACAGATCTGCCAGACAGGAATTCAGTAGAAGAGAGGCTCCTTTGTTTTGGTcatctttttcccccctcatgtGGCGGGTtggcatggtgtgtgtgtgtgtgtgtgtgtgtgtgcaggctacATGCTAGATAACTATCAGCTTATTGTATTGTGTTCATTTAGCCTGGAAACCTTGCTGCTATTTATAAATAGGAGTTCTGCATTCCTCACTTTTACTCTGCTAACCTCGTTTTGCTTCGGCCtgttctgtggtgtgtgtttgtgtttgactgtgctGTTTCAGATTAGAAGCAGATTTTttcgtccacacacacacacacagtgacgcTCACATGTGTTCGCAGAGTAAGTCCAGTTCCTTTGTGTTGGCTGCGATCCCTCCCTGCTAAATGGCTGGAAACCGGTAGTGGTCTAAAAATAGCTCAGTACACAGCTAAGAATAGCCATGACggggctgtgagtgtgtgtgactgtggtttgcctgtggatgagtgtgtgtgtgtgtgtgtgcgtgtgtgtgagccgctggaggaaagaaaagaggaggaagagaagcaaCTTGAGGCTGAGTAACTGAGCTTTAGTTCCCCACAAGCTCCtcgtcgtcttcttcttcttcttttttcccctcctgacCACAGCGGAGGAGTGATGTGCTTTGAGTTGGTGTTTTAGagcaacattttgtttcataCACAAATCAGGTTTCCCTCCAGCTAAAGTATTTGTCAGAatcttagatagatagatagatactttattgatcccgagggaaattcaatcagAATACTTTGTTGATCCCTGGGGGCAAGTGGGCAATAATTcatgtgcatgtattttttattggtCTTTTGTTGGACGAAGGTGTCCGGTAAAACCAAAACGTGTTGCTTTGAGTAAATGTCTGtattgttttctcattatttgTAGCGGCTGTCTGAGGCtgtactttgagctaaatgctaacatcaggCTAGCAGGATTAACGTTCGCCGTCTTAGCTTAGCGAGTTCAGACGATGTTGCAGTTTCGCCCTGAATCCGTGGGCAGACTTTCACAGAAATTTGAGTCAGTTCCATAAAAAGCTGAAATGCCCGCCTCAGGGTGGCGCTAGAGGTCAGCAAAGATCAACAAAGTCAGTAGAAGTCATCCCCTGTACGAAACTTCTTCATCAGTCCCTCATGCTGGCACGATGACAGTGATGACGATGATGCAGCAACAGAatattagtttagtttagtttagtttcacACAAAACGCTGATGCACTCAGATGAAGGCGTCTCGAGTCGACCTGTGGATGAAGGTCCTCGTACCTGAGAGAAAATAACCGAGTACGGAGACCACCCACGAATAAGagaccaaaagaaaacacaaaatcgAAGGAAAAGACATGCAGTGAGGGTGGAGGTGTGGATGGATgtgtggggaggaggaggaggaggaggagggaggctggTATGATATTATGTCCCCCCTCAGCTGTCTCCCTCGCCATCTCCTACAGGAAGCTGTTCACACCACCTGCCACCACACATTCCTGGCTGGTGGTAACTGGACTTGAGCTTCTTGAGTTTTCCCATTTGATGctatttatttcagaaagatTCTACATTTTATCGCAACACTTTTATCTGAAGGTATGGCTGAACAAGACTCAGTTATTTTCTAAAAGCAAATCAAACCCTAAGCCTTCACATCAGTGGTTCAACCAGCAGATCAAAAGAAAGCTaagtttttttaataattatttgaGTTGGTAATTGATAATGAAGATACTCATTAGCAGCAGCCACATTAGCAGTCCTGTTGGTTACAGCTTGATTGATGGGAGAGAAAAGAACTTTTGTACAAATCTGTTACATTAAATCTTAGACATGGACGTATTGTCAGTGATCAGTAGTCCTAAGTGGACTCCACTTCATTTTAAGGGATCACATGACAGAGAAAGACTCAGTCAGACGAACTGGTTGGCAGCAGATTGTCCCCTCAGCAGCTAAGACTGGACTCCTCAGGTGGACGCCGAGAGGGGACTCGGACACGCCGGCTTCACGTTCACTTTGCTCCTGCTGAGACCAGCGAGCTGTGGGTTTGGAGGTTACACCAGCTCTTTGTTTATCGGAAGAGGAAGGTGTGGGTGTGCGGCGGTGATGTCGAGcgcagcgtgtgtgtgtgtttcagagcagGCCACTGGACTCGGGTTTATGTTTTAATGGGCGAGCCAGATTGACAGATTGCGAGGGAGGGACGGGAGTGACGAGAAGCACTGCGGAGCGCAGGAGCAAAAAATAGCCTTCTACGGCCATCCCTCCAGCAGCCACGCTAGCATTGgtgctgcctcctcctccctcctctcacccCAGacaccctccccctccccctccccctcctcctgtccaAAGCCAAACAGGTGGACATGACTGGGATGAGTGGGATAGCAGCACTGGGCCTAccactgagctgtgtgtgtgtgtgtgtgtgtgtgtcacaaccCTCCAGTGACAGACTGGACTAATGGGCTGTGAAGTGCTGAAGCAGGACCCTGTGAGCCAaaccacatactgtacaaaacacacacacacacacacacacacacacacactgtgtggtGGTGGAAGATCTCAGAGCTTTTACGAGTAAGTAAAAGTCAGACAGTCAAGAAGTGCTCTGAGTCAAAATGTATATGTAGTGaagtacaaagtacagtatttctgtCTAGTTTCTggtagcagaaaatggaattACATAAGTATTTAAGAATTTGAAGTACCAACACATCCAGCAAACAGACTGTCAGCTGAGGACCGAGCCGAGGTGTCCgctgctgtctgactgctgGATGTGGATATCTGCTCAGACGGCGCCCTCTGGTGTTTGGAGTGGGCACTGcttgttctgtctttgtgagcGAACAGCATCGTGGAGGAAGAACTCAGATATTACTGCTGAAGGTGTGCATATACTTGAAGAAGTTTTTTAGTCAGTGATCCAcatgtgttcttgtgtgtgttttccttcagaCGCTGCGTAAGAAAGGCTTAAACGGCTGCGACAGCCCCGACATCGAGGCCGACGACTCTGCTGGCCAGAGCCCAGAGTCAGACGACAAATACCGCAAAATCAACGACGACATCGACCTGATGATCAACAGACAGAGAGTCTGTGTAAGTTCACGCTTTTCGCCGCAGCGGGTTTCGTGTGGCGTCCTTGATGATGCTAACCAGCTCCTGATCTGTCCGACAGGGTCTGCCTCCCGCCAACTACGACATGGGAGTGTCCGTCCCAGGCAGCAACCCCGGCGGGCTGCTGTACTCGCAGTCGGGGTTGGGCTGCGGTCTCAGTAACCACAACCTGCTGCCCATCACGCACTCAcacctgcagagaaacagcatgTCCCCTCAGCGGCCCTCCAGCACTGgaaatgcaggtgtgtgtgtgtgtgtgtgtgtgtgtgtgtgtgaactctaCAGTCCTGGTGGaggctgactgtgtgtgcttcTTGTGTCTGCAGGTCTGCTGGGCTCAGAGCTGCCGAACGTTGTGGTCTCCGCTGTGGGTACGACTGCTTTTTATTTCCGTCCTTGTGACCAAACGCACCAATCAGACACAGAGATGACAGTAAACGCCAACGGTCGGGCTGtgatttcacttcctgtccgTCGTATTGGACAAACGGTCCCGACCGACCCGGAGTTTACCGAGTCGTCTTGTTCTCAGGCTGAATGAAAAGCTCATTTAAACGTCCGCCTGTGTGTCTCGACAGGAAACGGTAGCTACGGTAACCACTGCACCTCCCCCGGGCTGCTGTCTCCAGGAGTGTCCAAGAGCCTGCAGGAGAagagtcctcctcctcctgctccggGTCCCGGTCCAGCGGCGAGCCTGAGCCGGAAGCCCGACCTCCGCACGCTGATGCCCCCCTCCAACAAGTGCAGCAACATGGCAGCCATGGTGAGTCCCCCCCCCCGTCCTCACTGAGCCGCCGTTGGTTCGTTGTGGGTTTGAGTCGTGTTGCTTCAGCGCCGTCAGATACGACTGAagtcttcttctgtttttcattatgtCATCAAATCGATCAAAGGTGAAGCTCGGTAAGAGAAAACTAATACTCGCGTACTTCACtgaagtgaaagtaaaagtaccactGTGTCAAAGTTTTCCTTTGCGACTAAAAGTCCTCATTTAAAACTGCGCTTGTATGTACAACATTTACTTAAAGAAGTTCAGACTAATCAGGCTTCCGTCAGACTGAAACGTTACATTAATCAACTGATGTTTTGTCAGTATTGATTATTAGCCATCAATAGGAACAGTAACCGGTATTTGTTAACAATATCTTTTGcagcaaaaatcaaaatgtttgtgAGAAAATTTAagaataaccagtgatggaattTATCTAAGATACAATTTACTGAAGTACTACACTTAAGTACAATTCTGGTGTCGTTTGGGGTACTTTGCTTGAGTATTTAATAACTTTAGGTTCAGATTACTCAGTGCTGATAGGCTGTTACTCGTGACGTGTAACCAATCAGATCGCGTTGTGGGCGGGACATTGAGACTTTCAGAGAGGAGGCTGCATAA includes:
- the mef2ca gene encoding myocyte enhancer factor 2ca isoform X2; the protein is MGRKKIQIARIMDERNRHVTFTKRKFGLMKKAYELSVLCDCEIALIIFNSTNKLFQYASTDMDKVLLKYTEYNEPHESRTNSDIVDTLRKKGLNGCDSPDIEADDSAGQSPESDDKYRKINDDIDLMINRQRVCGLPPANYDMGVSVPGSNPGGLLYSQSGLGCGLSNHNLLPITHSHLQRNSMSPQRPSSTGNAGLLGSELPNVVVSAVGNGSYGNHCTSPGLLSPGVSKSLQEKSPPPPAPGPGPAASLSRKPDLRTLMPPSNKCSNMAAMNQRINHSQSAQSLSTPAVSIAAQTLPGQGMGGYPSTLSSSYSTEFSLGADLSALSGFGGSGLGSVTSWQQQQMQNLQHSALGHMG